A single Vicinamibacterales bacterium DNA region contains:
- the hpnC gene encoding squalene synthase HpnC, with the protein MVNTALQPAYAACQALAQSHYENFPVASRLMPARLRPHVAAIYAFARTADDFADEPGRDADERLRLLDEWGRRLHGEHFPDKQFPPDQKCPPDLIFAALFDTIAQFQLPTELLDDLLSAFKQDVVTTRYASWDDVLDYCRRSANPVGRLVLRLSGYRDPALDRASDAVCTALQLTNFWQDLAIDWPRGRLYVPEETWRAAGADPAALDRKAMSPEWSATMRICGERTRQLFNEGRPVCDGVRGRLRYELRATWLGGRRILDRLESVNFDVFTSRPSLGTTDALVIASKVLLWPATPHSPIRS; encoded by the coding sequence GTGGTAAACACTGCGCTCCAACCAGCCTATGCGGCTTGTCAGGCGCTGGCTCAATCGCACTACGAGAATTTTCCCGTCGCGTCCCGGCTGATGCCGGCGCGGTTGCGCCCGCACGTCGCGGCGATCTACGCGTTTGCGCGCACCGCCGACGATTTCGCAGACGAGCCTGGGCGCGATGCTGATGAGCGACTCCGTTTGCTGGACGAATGGGGGCGCCGGCTGCACGGCGAGCACTTTCCCGACAAGCAGTTTCCTCCCGACCAGAAGTGCCCTCCCGACCTGATCTTCGCGGCCCTCTTCGACACCATCGCGCAATTTCAGCTCCCGACTGAGCTTCTGGATGACCTGTTGAGCGCGTTCAAGCAGGACGTGGTGACGACCCGCTACGCGTCGTGGGACGACGTGCTCGACTATTGCCGGCGATCGGCCAACCCGGTGGGCCGGCTGGTGTTGCGGCTGAGCGGCTATCGCGACCCGGCGCTCGACCGCGCGTCCGACGCGGTGTGCACGGCGCTGCAGCTCACCAACTTCTGGCAGGACCTGGCCATCGACTGGCCGCGCGGGCGTTTGTACGTGCCGGAAGAAACCTGGCGGGCCGCGGGAGCCGATCCGGCCGCGCTCGATCGGAAGGCGATGTCGCCCGAGTGGTCCGCGACGATGCGAATCTGCGGGGAGCGAACGCGGCAGCTGTTCAACGAGGGCCGGCCGGTCTGCGACGGTGTGCGCGGACGGCTGCGCTACGAGCTGCGCGCCACGTGGCTCGGCGGCAGGCGCATCCTCGACCGCCTTGAATCGGTGAACTTCGACGTGTTCACGTCACGGCCCTCGCTCGGCACCACCGATGCGTTAGTGATAGCTTCTAAAGTGCTGCTGTGGCCCGCGACACCTCATTCTCCTATTCGTTCCTAG
- the hpnE gene encoding hydroxysqualene dehydroxylase HpnE: MTADVIVIGGGVAGFSAATALAEAGARVLVVEARPGLGGRATAFRDPETGERVDNGQHILMGCYVDTLALLARIGASDRVRWQAGLALSMTDQRGHQSVLKLPPVPSPLHLLGGVLAWDALNWRERMSILRVGAALGPANRLRQGYGGQEGGETVREWLTRHGQAPRLCELFWEPLALAALNQSIDQAAAPYFVRVLEQMFGPDPLSAALVMPAVPLDELYAEPARAWLEARGHEVRVNAPAKVEVAGDRVTGVRVRGEHIPAAAVISTVPWHGLGSLFDSPPAVLAGTIADASALASLPIVTVNLWFDRPVMHEPLLGLPGRAFQWVFDRRAIVGGSGSHLSMISSGAEAIVSMPNDALIATALADVRAAVPAARSAAFRKGLAVREKRSTFSLAPDAPPRPQTETAIRGFLLAGDWIDTGLPATIESAAVSGHRAASFVVAL, encoded by the coding sequence GTGACCGCCGACGTCATTGTCATCGGCGGCGGCGTGGCCGGGTTCAGCGCGGCCACCGCGCTGGCAGAGGCCGGCGCGCGCGTGTTGGTGGTCGAAGCGCGTCCGGGACTGGGCGGACGGGCCACCGCCTTCCGCGATCCGGAAACCGGCGAGCGCGTGGACAACGGACAGCACATCCTGATGGGGTGTTACGTGGACACCCTGGCGCTGCTCGCCCGCATCGGCGCGTCCGATCGGGTGCGATGGCAGGCCGGGCTGGCGCTGTCGATGACCGACCAGCGCGGGCACCAGTCGGTGCTGAAGCTGCCGCCGGTGCCGTCGCCGCTGCATTTGCTCGGTGGCGTGCTGGCGTGGGACGCGCTCAACTGGCGCGAGCGGATGTCGATCCTTCGAGTGGGCGCGGCTCTTGGTCCGGCTAACCGCCTTCGCCAAGGCTACGGCGGTCAAGAGGGCGGTGAAACCGTCCGCGAGTGGCTCACCCGCCACGGCCAGGCGCCGCGGCTCTGCGAGCTCTTCTGGGAACCGCTCGCGCTGGCGGCCCTCAACCAATCAATCGATCAAGCCGCCGCGCCGTATTTCGTCCGCGTACTCGAGCAGATGTTCGGGCCCGACCCCTTGTCGGCCGCGCTGGTGATGCCGGCGGTCCCGCTCGATGAGCTCTACGCCGAACCGGCCCGGGCGTGGCTGGAGGCGCGCGGACACGAGGTGCGCGTGAATGCGCCGGCGAAAGTGGAAGTGGCCGGTGATCGGGTGACCGGCGTGCGCGTGCGCGGCGAGCACATCCCGGCGGCGGCCGTCATCTCCACGGTGCCGTGGCATGGCCTGGGCAGCCTGTTCGACTCGCCGCCCGCGGTGTTGGCCGGCACCATCGCCGACGCCTCGGCGCTGGCCAGCCTGCCGATCGTGACCGTCAACTTGTGGTTCGATCGGCCCGTGATGCACGAGCCGCTGCTCGGCCTGCCGGGTCGCGCCTTCCAGTGGGTATTCGATCGCCGCGCCATTGTCGGCGGCTCGGGCTCGCACCTCTCGATGATCTCGAGCGGGGCTGAGGCGATCGTGTCGATGCCGAACGACGCGTTGATTGCCACCGCGCTGGCGGATGTCCGCGCCGCCGTGCCGGCGGCCCGCTCGGCGGCATTCCGCAAGGGGCTCGCCGTTCGCGAGAAGCGGTCAACGTTCTCGCTCGCGCCCGACGCCCCGCCGCGCCCGCAGACCGAGACCGCCATCCGCGGCTTCCTTCTCGCCGGCGACTGGATCGACACCGGACTGCCGGCGACCATCGAGTCAGCCGCGGTGTCGGGACACCGCGCGGCGTCCTTCGTGGTTGCCCTTTAA
- a CDS encoding glycine cleavage T C-terminal barrel domain-containing protein has translation MFSLDGYRALRTEGGVVRRTDRAVLAITGKDRADWLQGLVTNDVASLAPGEARYAAYLTPQGRMITDMIVVARADRLLLDVPASLASSLRDRLDGLIFVEDVQVLDQSGALEVWTAIAPGDPSGGALADMIVGAGEPHGFHYPEISLDTFEVVRIERGIPRFLVDMDTETIPLEAGIEDRAISFTKGCYVGQEVIVRVTHRGGGRVAKKLVRWMGDGSPATVPAPGSRIFSAGRAIGRVTSAAFSPGRNAVVGLGYVHRDFVERGTEVTVVWNDAPMRVAVE, from the coding sequence ATGTTTTCCCTCGACGGCTACCGGGCTCTCCGGACGGAAGGCGGCGTGGTCAGGCGCACTGACCGTGCCGTGTTGGCAATAACCGGGAAGGATCGCGCCGACTGGCTGCAGGGCCTGGTGACCAACGACGTCGCCTCGCTGGCACCGGGCGAGGCGCGTTATGCGGCCTATCTGACGCCCCAGGGCCGCATGATCACCGACATGATCGTCGTTGCCCGCGCCGACCGGTTGCTCCTCGATGTGCCGGCCTCCCTGGCATCGTCACTGCGTGATCGGCTGGACGGCTTGATCTTCGTCGAAGACGTCCAGGTGCTCGATCAAAGCGGGGCGTTGGAGGTTTGGACGGCGATAGCTCCCGGCGATCCGTCTGGAGGCGCCCTGGCCGACATGATCGTCGGCGCTGGCGAGCCCCATGGCTTCCACTATCCGGAGATCAGCCTCGACACGTTCGAGGTGGTGCGCATCGAGCGCGGTATCCCCCGGTTCCTCGTGGACATGGACACCGAGACCATTCCGCTCGAGGCCGGCATCGAGGACCGCGCCATTTCGTTCACCAAGGGCTGCTACGTCGGCCAGGAAGTCATTGTCCGCGTGACGCACCGCGGCGGCGGCCGCGTGGCGAAAAAGCTGGTGCGCTGGATGGGCGACGGGTCGCCCGCCACGGTCCCGGCGCCGGGCTCGCGCATCTTCTCGGCAGGCCGCGCCATTGGCCGCGTCACCAGCGCCGCGTTCTCGCCGGGGCGAAACGCCGTGGTCGGCCTCGGCTACGTCCACCGCGACTTCGTCGAACGAGGTACCGAAGTCACAGTGGTATGGAATGATGCGCCCATGAGGGTGGCTGTCGAATGA
- a CDS encoding alpha/beta fold hydrolase: MTLTHLTGVVLALLFTATGAAAQAALPPPPPNDPGTSFLVFFRSQPIGREDVTVVRQADGWIVRGSSRLGPPIDITTRTAEVIYDAQWRPRSLLVDGVVRGQDVTLKTTFGDGKAANVIAVQGAPQSKADAVSADPVVLPNSFLGSYSALAMRLQGLKPGAELKAYIAPQAEVTVKLMAVATERIDTPRAAINASRYSLVFVNPPPAPELPVSLWADPNGRLLRLSIPSQTLEMAREDIASAASRTASFSVPGDESVKIPALGFNLAGTITRPPNAKGPLPALVLIGGSGPTDRDETVAGIPVFGQLARDLVNAGFIVVRYDKRGVGQSGGRAESVAIADYAEDARAVVVWLEKQDGVDKKRIGLVGHSEGAAVAMLTAARERGKVGAMALLAGPATNGSTIVLEQQKHLLAQMQMDDAQRAEKVALQEKINAAVISGRGWQDLPEAARKVADTPWFYSFLTFDPERAMRDTRQPVLILQGELDTQVKPYHADKLAEFARARNTKAEVEVVKVPGVNHLFVAAKTGEVAEYPSLGSDAKVTPQAGAAIAAFMTKALRY; this comes from the coding sequence GTGACCCTCACCCATCTTACCGGCGTTGTGCTTGCGCTCCTGTTCACGGCCACCGGGGCCGCCGCCCAGGCCGCCCTGCCGCCGCCGCCGCCCAATGACCCGGGCACGTCGTTTCTGGTGTTTTTCCGTTCCCAGCCAATCGGGCGGGAAGACGTCACCGTGGTCCGCCAGGCGGACGGCTGGATTGTCCGCGGCTCCAGCCGGCTGGGCCCGCCCATCGACATCACCACGCGCACGGCGGAAGTGATCTACGACGCGCAGTGGCGGCCCAGGTCGTTGCTGGTGGACGGGGTCGTGCGCGGGCAGGACGTCACGCTGAAGACCACGTTCGGCGACGGCAAGGCCGCCAACGTCATTGCCGTGCAGGGCGCGCCGCAGTCGAAGGCGGACGCGGTGTCGGCCGATCCGGTGGTGCTGCCCAATTCGTTTCTCGGGTCGTACAGCGCGCTGGCCATGCGGCTCCAGGGCCTGAAGCCCGGCGCGGAGCTGAAGGCCTACATCGCGCCGCAGGCGGAAGTCACGGTCAAGCTGATGGCGGTGGCGACCGAACGCATCGACACGCCGCGCGCGGCGATCAATGCCAGCCGCTACTCGCTGGTCTTCGTCAACCCGCCGCCGGCGCCGGAACTGCCGGTGAGCTTGTGGGCCGATCCCAACGGCCGCCTGCTGCGGTTGAGCATCCCGTCGCAGACGCTGGAGATGGCGCGCGAAGACATCGCCTCGGCGGCGTCGCGGACCGCGTCGTTCTCCGTTCCCGGTGACGAGTCCGTGAAGATCCCGGCGCTCGGCTTCAACCTCGCCGGCACCATCACGCGACCGCCGAATGCCAAGGGCCCGCTCCCGGCGCTGGTGCTCATCGGTGGGTCGGGCCCGACCGATCGCGATGAAACGGTGGCGGGGATCCCGGTGTTCGGGCAACTTGCCCGCGACCTCGTGAACGCCGGCTTCATCGTGGTTCGTTACGACAAGCGCGGCGTGGGCCAGAGCGGCGGACGCGCCGAATCGGTGGCGATCGCCGACTACGCCGAAGACGCGCGCGCCGTCGTGGTGTGGCTCGAGAAGCAGGACGGCGTGGACAAGAAGCGCATCGGACTGGTCGGGCACAGCGAGGGCGCGGCCGTGGCCATGCTCACGGCCGCCCGCGAGCGCGGCAAGGTCGGCGCCATGGCGTTGCTGGCGGGACCCGCCACCAACGGCTCGACCATCGTGCTCGAACAGCAGAAGCACCTGCTGGCGCAGATGCAGATGGACGACGCGCAGCGCGCGGAGAAGGTGGCGCTGCAGGAGAAAATCAACGCCGCGGTGATTTCGGGCCGCGGCTGGCAGGACCTGCCTGAGGCCGCCCGCAAAGTGGCCGACACGCCATGGTTCTACAGCTTCCTGACCTTCGACCCGGAACGGGCGATGCGCGACACCCGCCAGCCCGTGCTGATCCTGCAAGGTGAGCTGGACACGCAGGTGAAGCCGTACCACGCCGACAAGCTCGCTGAGTTCGCGCGGGCGCGCAACACCAAGGCGGAGGTCGAGGTGGTGAAGGTCCCGGGCGTGAACCACCTGTTCGTGGCCGCAAAGACCGGCGAGGTCGCGGAGTATCCGTCGCTCGGGTCCGATGCGAAGGTCACGCCTCAGGCCGGCGCGGCCATTGCCGCCTTCATGACCAAGGCGCTACGGTATTGA
- a CDS encoding cob(I)yrinic acid a,c-diamide adenosyltransferase, translated as MSIYTKTGDSGDTSLFDGTRVPKTHPRVVAYGDVDEVQACLGMVRAAGLPQDLDDMCVSLQRDLFALGARLADPSHKIATRVEKIVINDDSIARLEGWIDQLDEEIAPLRHFILSDGCQAGAALHYTRTVCRRAERSVLLLGADAVEPVVIVYLNRLSDLLFTIARAANHRAGVPETKW; from the coding sequence GTGTCCATCTACACGAAGACCGGCGATAGCGGCGACACCAGCCTGTTCGACGGCACCCGCGTCCCCAAGACCCACCCGCGCGTGGTGGCTTACGGCGACGTGGACGAAGTGCAGGCCTGCCTGGGCATGGTCCGCGCCGCGGGGCTGCCGCAGGACCTCGACGACATGTGCGTGTCGCTGCAACGCGACCTGTTCGCGCTCGGGGCGCGGCTCGCCGACCCCTCCCACAAGATCGCGACGCGGGTCGAGAAGATCGTGATCAACGACGACAGCATTGCCCGGCTCGAGGGCTGGATCGACCAGCTCGACGAAGAGATTGCGCCGCTCCGTCACTTCATCCTGTCGGACGGCTGCCAGGCCGGCGCCGCCCTGCACTACACGCGTACGGTGTGCCGGCGCGCCGAGCGGTCGGTGCTGCTTCTCGGCGCCGACGCCGTCGAGCCCGTCGTCATTGTCTACTTGAACCGCCTGTCGGACCTGCTGTTCACCATTGCGAGGGCCGCCAACCACCGGGCCGGCGTCCCCGAAACCAAGTGGTAA
- a CDS encoding squalene/phytoene synthase family protein produces MARDTSFSYSFLVLPADQRQAIGLVWDFCRAVDDAVDEAANEAAAALEIPKWREEVGRLFGDQAPLTPQGRQLKPVVARFTLSRQPFDDLVDGVEMDLRHTRYQTFDELAGYCRRVASTVGLICIEIFGCRDSRSRDYAFNLGIALQLTNIIRDVAVDLANGRIYLPQEELSQFGVTEADLRAGQVTVPIRRLLSHQCQRARRFYTAAAQAMPRAEAHRLIAAEIMGGIYFDILERIERRGFDVFTEVIRVPKAARARIALAIWARGRLSALGYRLTARA; encoded by the coding sequence GTGGCCCGCGACACCTCATTCTCCTATTCGTTCCTAGTCCTGCCCGCCGATCAGCGGCAGGCCATCGGCCTGGTGTGGGATTTCTGCCGCGCCGTGGATGACGCCGTCGACGAAGCGGCCAACGAAGCCGCGGCCGCGTTGGAGATTCCGAAGTGGCGCGAGGAAGTCGGGCGGCTCTTTGGCGACCAGGCGCCGCTCACCCCGCAGGGCCGGCAACTGAAGCCGGTGGTGGCCCGCTTCACTCTGTCGCGCCAGCCGTTCGACGACCTCGTGGACGGCGTGGAGATGGACCTCCGCCACACCCGCTACCAGACCTTCGACGAGTTGGCCGGCTACTGCCGTCGCGTGGCTTCGACCGTGGGCCTGATCTGCATCGAAATTTTCGGCTGCCGTGATTCGCGGTCGCGCGACTACGCCTTCAACCTGGGGATCGCGCTGCAGCTCACCAACATCATTCGCGATGTCGCGGTTGATCTGGCGAATGGCCGCATCTACCTGCCGCAAGAGGAACTCTCGCAGTTTGGCGTGACCGAAGCCGACTTGCGCGCGGGCCAGGTGACCGTCCCGATTCGCCGGCTGCTGTCGCACCAATGCCAGCGGGCCCGGCGTTTCTATACAGCCGCCGCGCAGGCCATGCCCCGCGCCGAAGCGCACCGGCTGATCGCGGCGGAGATCATGGGCGGCATCTACTTCGACATCCTCGAGCGCATCGAGCGCCGCGGTTTCGACGTGTTTACCGAGGTGATCCGCGTGCCGAAAGCGGCCCGCGCCAGGATTGCGCTTGCCATCTGGGCCCGCGGCCGGCTTTCAGCGCTCGGCTACCGGCTGACGGCACGGGCGTGA
- a CDS encoding (deoxy)nucleoside triphosphate pyrophosphohydrolase, whose product MTPIVVVAAVIEQDNQFLLTLRPAGTHLADHWEFPGGKVDESENHEEALRRELLEELDITARVGTLVHSVTHAYPEKTVELFFYRCEFDGMPKPMMGQGMRWVPRAELAGLPFPEADRALIALLTY is encoded by the coding sequence ATGACGCCGATCGTCGTGGTGGCGGCGGTCATCGAGCAGGATAACCAGTTCCTGCTGACGCTGCGGCCGGCGGGGACGCACCTCGCCGACCACTGGGAGTTTCCCGGCGGCAAGGTCGACGAGAGCGAGAACCACGAGGAAGCGCTGCGGCGCGAGCTGCTGGAAGAACTCGACATCACCGCCCGTGTCGGCACGCTCGTCCATTCCGTCACGCACGCGTATCCGGAGAAGACCGTCGAGTTGTTCTTCTATCGCTGTGAATTCGACGGCATGCCCAAGCCGATGATGGGGCAGGGCATGCGCTGGGTCCCGCGCGCCGAGCTTGCCGGCCTGCCGTTCCCCGAAGCCGATCGCGCCCTCATCGCCCTGCTAACTTACTGA
- a CDS encoding CehA/McbA family metallohydrolase, which produces MMSRPRLLLLASALLAAVAVAVPVAQAPSPKPQALWYKGNLHTHTVNSDGDSTPDDVVRWYRERAYQFLVLTDHNYLTSVDGLNAVHGADDKFLVVKGEEVTDRFGDKPIHINGLDVGRLVAPPGGTSVLDMMQRMVDAIRGAGGVPSINHPNFGWAISPDELGQLQRTKLFEVFNGHPTVNNLGGGGVPGLEETWDRILSSGKMLYGIAVDDAHYFKRPEDPAAPRPGKGWVYVRAPRLEPRALLEALERGDFYSSTGVQMSRVEASASSLTLAVKTEPASRYRIQFIGRQGRILSEAATPVATYTFTGDEGYVRAKVMESNGKVAWIQPVPVGPSGPK; this is translated from the coding sequence ATGATGTCGAGACCCCGGCTCCTGTTGCTTGCCTCCGCGCTTTTGGCCGCCGTGGCGGTCGCCGTACCCGTCGCCCAGGCCCCAAGCCCCAAGCCCCAAGCCCTTTGGTACAAGGGCAACCTGCACACCCACACCGTGAACAGCGACGGCGACTCGACGCCGGATGACGTGGTGCGCTGGTATCGCGAGCGCGCCTACCAGTTCCTGGTCCTCACCGATCACAACTACCTGACGAGCGTGGACGGCCTGAACGCCGTGCACGGCGCCGACGACAAGTTCCTGGTCGTGAAGGGCGAGGAGGTCACGGACCGGTTTGGCGACAAGCCGATTCACATCAACGGCCTGGATGTCGGTCGATTGGTGGCGCCGCCCGGCGGAACGTCCGTGCTCGACATGATGCAGCGGATGGTGGACGCGATTCGCGGCGCGGGCGGCGTGCCGAGCATCAACCACCCCAACTTCGGCTGGGCGATTTCTCCGGATGAACTCGGCCAGTTGCAGCGCACGAAGCTGTTCGAGGTGTTCAACGGCCATCCCACCGTGAACAACCTGGGCGGCGGTGGCGTGCCCGGCCTCGAAGAGACGTGGGATCGCATCCTGTCGAGCGGCAAGATGCTCTACGGCATTGCCGTGGACGATGCGCATTACTTCAAGCGGCCGGAAGATCCGGCGGCGCCGCGGCCCGGCAAGGGATGGGTCTACGTCCGGGCGCCGAGGCTCGAGCCGCGCGCGCTCCTGGAGGCGCTCGAGCGCGGCGACTTCTATTCGTCCACCGGCGTGCAGATGTCGAGGGTCGAGGCGAGCGCGTCTTCGCTCACGCTGGCGGTGAAGACCGAGCCGGCCAGCAGGTATCGCATCCAGTTTATTGGCCGCCAGGGCCGCATCCTGAGCGAGGCCGCCACGCCGGTGGCGACCTACACGTTCACTGGTGACGAAGGCTACGTGCGCGCGAAGGTGATGGAGTCCAACGGCAAGGTGGCGTGGATTCAGCCGGTGCCAGTGGGCCCCTCCGGACCGAAATGA